In Mucilaginibacter inviolabilis, the DNA window GATGGTTTCATGACCGCACCATTCTCGCATAAATTACCTTTCAACACTACGATGCCGGCAACTTCATTAAATGGCTTTTTCCAGCCGGCTATCATCTCCCGGTTAAAGCATTCGGCGTGTTCATAGTTAGCTTTAATAGGCTGACCGGTAACGGTTATGGTATCGCCATGCAGCACTTCATGCAGCTCTTTCATCAAGGCGGGTAATCCACCGGCATAATAAAAATCCTCCATGAAGTATTTGCCCGATGGCTGCAGGTTGGCCAGCAGCGGGATGCGTTTAGCGGTGGTATTAAAATCGTCCATATGCAGATCAACCCCAATACGTGCCGCTATAGCCAGCAAATGGATAACAAAATTGGTTGAACCACCGATGGCCGCGTTTACGCTGATGGCGTTTTCAAAAGCCTGGCGGCTGAGTATATCAGACAGCTTCAGATCCTCCCGAACCATCTCTACAATACGGTTGCCCGACAAATGAGCCAGTACCTTTCTGCGCGAATCGGCTGCCGGAATAGCGGCGTTTTCGGGCAGGGATAAACCCAATGACTCCACCATACAGGCCATGGTTGATGCTGTGCCCATTACCGCGCAATGCCCCCTGCTGCGGGCCATGCAGGCTTCGGCAGTATACAACTCCTCATCGCTCATATGACCGGCGCGGTGATCTTCAGAAAAACGCCAGATGTCTGAGGTACCGATGTCGTGCCCGCGATATTTACCCGTCAGCATAGCTCCACCCGATACTACAATGGTGGGAATATCCACACTACAGGCACCCATGATGAGCGCTGGGGTAGTTTTATCGCAACCGCAAAGGAGCACCACGCCATCAAGCGGGTTGGCGCGGATAGATTCTTCCACATCCATACTTACCAGGTTACGGTACAGCATGGCTGTGGGTTTGATGAGTGTTTCGCCTAAGGACATCACCGGGAACTCCACCGGGTAACCACCAGCCTCATAAATACCATTTTTTACAGATTCGGCCAGTTCGCGAAAATGGGCATTACAAGGAGTTAATTCCGACCAGGTATTGCATATCCCGATAACGGGTTTACCCTGCAGCTGATGCGCCGGAATACCCTGATTTTTCATCCATGCGCGATAAATAAAACCATCTTTGCCCGTTTTGCCAAACCAGCCCCTGCTTCTTAGCGGTTTATTGTCCATAAGTATAATTGGTATATTGAGAGTTCAATAAAGCAAATATAAATTTCTGTAAATCGTTTTAGGTACGGATAAAATAAAATTATTTCAGCTTCACCCAGGCCCTCACCAAAGGAGAGGATTGAGCTGAGGCTTTTTTACCTATATTGGCTCAAACTTTACCGCCATGACCAAATACATCCTCATCCTGCTTATGTTAACCGGCCTAAACTCCTTTGGCCAGGATTTTAAAACGCAGATTGCTGATTATCGCAAAGGTTATATGGACGATTTTTTGAAAGACCCGCGCTCGCCGCTAAAAAAGGACGATTTCCAATTTTTACGTTTTTACGATGCCGACAGCACTTTTCGTGTTACTGCACAGGCAACAACCCTGGTTAATGCGCAGGCTTTTATTATGCCGGTATTTAGCGGTACAGGCAGCGAATATGTGCCTTATGCGGTGCTAAAGTTCACCCTTAAGGGTAAGCCTCTGGAATTAACGGTATACAAGAGTACACGGTTATACAATGTTCCGGAGTATAGCGACTACTTGTTTCTACCATTTATTGACGATACCAATGGCACCACAACCTACGGCGGTGGCCGCTATATTGACCTGCGTAAAGGCGACTTTAAAGACGGCAAAGTAGTGATTGATTTCAACAAGGCTTATAACCCCTATTGTGCTTTCGGCACCGGGTATTCCTGCCCCAAACCACCGGATGGCAACCGCCTGGCTATTGCAGTGGAAGCCGGGGAGAAGCTGTTTGGTAAAGAGATGAAGCATTGAAGATGCTGCGATCATTAAGCTTTATATTTTGTTTGGCTATAAGCCAGTTGGCTTTTGGACAAAAAAAACAACACGTACGGTTTCCTCCCCCGGTTTTTGATTTTCCATTTACCCCGGCATGTGAACTTCCTGATCATAAAAATGAGTTGGTATATACCCGGTTTATTTACACCAGTAAAGGAGATCTACAGCCGGAAGAAAAGACCTGCAATAATATAGTTGCTAATTTATACTTACCTCCCAACGTTTTTCTTGATCCAAAATACTCCAAATATTTTAAAACGATTCGATTAAAAAAAAGGAGGGATAATTTAATTATAGATGCCATTGGTGTATTTGGAGATGATCAATGGGGTGTTGAACATGGCATTGGCGATCTCGGAAATAATAAATATCGCTTTATTTTAAAAACAGTTGTTAATATTGATCCGGCTGACTCCGGAAAATAATCACTTCTCCGTTCAACTTTATTTAGTTAGACCATCCAAAAATTCTTCTTTTAATTTCCAAAAAAGTACTCTATATTCACAGCATCAAAAACAAGTGTTATTCTCACACTCATTATAAACCAATAAACTGATGTTACATATGCTTAAACCCTTACATCATCCGTTTGCTAAAAAAATACAATCGATTGCATTAATTCTATCGCTTGTTCTCTGCAGTATTTTTACGCCTGCTTTAGCGGTTGTTAAATCATACAAGAAAGCCGACGACGGCGTTACTTTTTCTTTGGATAAAGGCTTCCTGAAAGTGCTGATACGCCGGGCAGATATCATTGAAGTGAAATACACTATCTTTAATGCTTTTGAAACCAAACCATCCCTAGTGGTTAACAATAGCTGGAAAACCCCAACCCTTTATCAGGTTGCGGAAAATAAAGCTGAGATAACCATCACCACAGCCAAACTAAAGGTCAGGGTAAACAAAGCCACCAACGCCATTACCTATACCGACCTCAAAGGTAATATCATTACCGCCGAAGACAGCGAAAACAAAACCATCACCCCGGCTACTGTGGCCGGCATCAGTACCAATACCATCAGTACGCAGTTTGTTTCACCGCAAAACGAGGGCTTGTTTGGTTTGGGCTGCCATCCGCTTGATTCTTTGTCTATCAATTATAAAGGTCGCAACCAGGATTTGCTTATTAAGTATCTTACCGGCGCTATCCCGGTTTTGTTGTCGACCAAAGGTTATGGCCTGATGTGGGACAATTATTCCGCCTCCAACTTTTACGGTGCCGAAGCGGATAATACCAAATTCAAATATGTATCCGAAAGCGGTAAACAGGTGGATTATTACTTTTTCTACGGCCCTTCATTTGATCATATCATTGATCTGTACCGTACCGCTACCGGCAAAGCACCCATGTTTGGTAAATGGGCTTTCGGTTTGTTCCAGTCGCAGGACAGGTATATGAGCGAGGAGGAGATCATCAGCGTAAAAGATAATTACCGCAACAACCATATCCCGGTTGATGTGCTGGTGCAGGACTGGTATTACTGGGATCCGCTGCCCATCGGTTCGCATGTAATGAAACCGGAGCGTTACCCGCATCCGCATCAACTGATAGATGAATTGCACAAAGCCAACCTGCATGCCATGATTTCGATATGGCCGGTATTTGGCAAAGGAACTCCCAACTATGATGCCCTGCAAAAAATGGGCGGTCTTACCGATATTACCTGGGACAATGTAGTTACCCATACTTTTGACACTTACTACGATGCCCACAACCCCAAAGCCCGTGAGCTTTATTGGGATCAGGCCCGCGACAGCCTTATTAAACGTTATGGCTGGGATGCCTGGTGGATAGATCAATGCGAGCCGGATAATGGTTCCCTGCTGGATGCCCGCCGACAAAGTAATTTTGCTATAGGCAAGGGGATCGATTATTTTAATACTTACTCTTTACAACATACCAAAGGTGTTTACGAAGGCTGGCGCAGGGATATTCCCGGCAAGCGTGCTTTCTTTTTGGTTCGCCAGTCGTTTGCCGGCGAGCAACGCAATGCGGCCACTTTATGGTCGAGCGATATTGAATGTACTTTTAATGATTTTAAGCACCAGGTACCACAGGGCATCAACACCGGCGTATCGGGCATTCCTTACTGGACATCAGACATCGGTGGATACCATTTTCACTGGAAAGCTGCCGATTGGTCGCAGCCCGATAAGCGCGAGCTGTTTACCCGCTGGTTTCAGTTTGGTACGTTTTGCCCTATCTTCCGCATCCATGGCAAGGGCGAGCGCGCATTGTTCAGCAAAAACTGGGACGATAAAACCAAAGCTATCCTGCTGAACTTTGATAAGCTGCGTTATCGTCTGCTGCCATACATCTATTCGCTGGCCGGTCGGGTTACTACCGATAACTACACCATTATGCGTTCGCTGGCTTTTGATTTCAGGGATGATAGTAAGGTTTATGGCATACCTGATCAGTATATGTTCGGTCCGGCATTTATGGTGAACCCGGTTACGGAGCAACTATATACATCGGCCGATGCTGATAAAAAAGCCAAGGCACGTCAGGTGTATTTGCCAGCTGCCAGCAAATGGTACGATTTCTGGACTGGCGAATTATTGGATGGCGGTCAAACCATCAGTGCCGCCGCCCCTATCGACATACTGCCGCTATATGTAAAAGCAGGTTCTATCATCCCCATGGGGCCGCATATGGAATACGCTACCGAAAAACCAGCCAATAACATCGAGCTGCGCATCTATCCCGGTGCCGACGGCTCGTTTAAATTTTATGAAGACGAGAACGATAATTATAACTACGAAAAAGGACAATACGCAACTTTCAACCTAAACTGGAACGACAAAACCCGCAAACTCACCATATCCGGTACCCAAGGCAAATTTCCCGGAATGCTGAAAAGCCGCACCTTTAATATTGTGATGGTAAAAGGCAGTCACGGCGCCAATATGGAGGTAACCGATAAAGCTGATAAGGTGGTTAAATATGCAGGGAAAGCGTTGGTGGTGAATTTGTAGAAATCGAAATGATTGTCATGCTGAACTTGTTTCAGCATCCCACATGCAAGGTAGTATCCACTTTGCATGTGGGATCCCGAAATAAATTCGGGATGACTTACTAATTTAATTTCTTCATCATTCCTTAAATCGCTAACTTACCGCAGCCAAGTAAATCGATTTATAAAACCTAACAAAGCATTAATTTTGAACCTTATTTATCCTTTATCACCAAGGAAATTATTAATGCTGATGGTATGCTGCCTGTTTGCTTTTACA includes these proteins:
- a CDS encoding IlvD/Edd family dehydratase, producing the protein MDNKPLRSRGWFGKTGKDGFIYRAWMKNQGIPAHQLQGKPVIGICNTWSELTPCNAHFRELAESVKNGIYEAGGYPVEFPVMSLGETLIKPTAMLYRNLVSMDVEESIRANPLDGVVLLCGCDKTTPALIMGACSVDIPTIVVSGGAMLTGKYRGHDIGTSDIWRFSEDHRAGHMSDEELYTAEACMARSRGHCAVMGTASTMACMVESLGLSLPENAAIPAADSRRKVLAHLSGNRIVEMVREDLKLSDILSRQAFENAISVNAAIGGSTNFVIHLLAIAARIGVDLHMDDFNTTAKRIPLLANLQPSGKYFMEDFYYAGGLPALMKELHEVLHGDTITVTGQPIKANYEHAECFNREMIAGWKKPFNEVAGIVVLKGNLCENGAVMKPSAASTELMIHTGRAIVFEDIEDYKNKINDPNLEVDETNVLVLKNVGPKGYPGMPEVGNMAIPKKLLDKGVRDMVRISDGRMSGTGFGTVVLHVSPEAAVGGTLAVVQDGDIISLDVYAGTLHLDVSDQEIAARKERLVLHTNIAKRGYVHLYQTHVEQAHLGADFDFLKGGSGSEVVRDSH
- a CDS encoding DUF1684 domain-containing protein, translated to MTKYILILLMLTGLNSFGQDFKTQIADYRKGYMDDFLKDPRSPLKKDDFQFLRFYDADSTFRVTAQATTLVNAQAFIMPVFSGTGSEYVPYAVLKFTLKGKPLELTVYKSTRLYNVPEYSDYLFLPFIDDTNGTTTYGGGRYIDLRKGDFKDGKVVIDFNKAYNPYCAFGTGYSCPKPPDGNRLAIAVEAGEKLFGKEMKH
- a CDS encoding glycoside hydrolase family 31 protein, whose protein sequence is MLKPLHHPFAKKIQSIALILSLVLCSIFTPALAVVKSYKKADDGVTFSLDKGFLKVLIRRADIIEVKYTIFNAFETKPSLVVNNSWKTPTLYQVAENKAEITITTAKLKVRVNKATNAITYTDLKGNIITAEDSENKTITPATVAGISTNTISTQFVSPQNEGLFGLGCHPLDSLSINYKGRNQDLLIKYLTGAIPVLLSTKGYGLMWDNYSASNFYGAEADNTKFKYVSESGKQVDYYFFYGPSFDHIIDLYRTATGKAPMFGKWAFGLFQSQDRYMSEEEIISVKDNYRNNHIPVDVLVQDWYYWDPLPIGSHVMKPERYPHPHQLIDELHKANLHAMISIWPVFGKGTPNYDALQKMGGLTDITWDNVVTHTFDTYYDAHNPKARELYWDQARDSLIKRYGWDAWWIDQCEPDNGSLLDARRQSNFAIGKGIDYFNTYSLQHTKGVYEGWRRDIPGKRAFFLVRQSFAGEQRNAATLWSSDIECTFNDFKHQVPQGINTGVSGIPYWTSDIGGYHFHWKAADWSQPDKRELFTRWFQFGTFCPIFRIHGKGERALFSKNWDDKTKAILLNFDKLRYRLLPYIYSLAGRVTTDNYTIMRSLAFDFRDDSKVYGIPDQYMFGPAFMVNPVTEQLYTSADADKKAKARQVYLPAASKWYDFWTGELLDGGQTISAAAPIDILPLYVKAGSIIPMGPHMEYATEKPANNIELRIYPGADGSFKFYEDENDNYNYEKGQYATFNLNWNDKTRKLTISGTQGKFPGMLKSRTFNIVMVKGSHGANMEVTDKADKVVKYAGKALVVNL